One region of Macadamia integrifolia cultivar HAES 741 chromosome 11, SCU_Mint_v3, whole genome shotgun sequence genomic DNA includes:
- the LOC122094004 gene encoding B2 protein-like yields MMDSQRSFWQLGDELRGQSAAAASEDQKWLVAASKLAEQTRSKGLRMNNLDPSKTTMEMKPTEKFGFQEDNKFESLNFAMMSLDSKLNEPVNKGAYMNGVYNAKMLYQKGTGNVNVVVGGNLSSNNSNTTKVTNNGCKNNINYNPNNSSSNSNSNNAVDKRFKTLPSAETLPRNEVLGGYIFVCNNDTMQEDLKRQLFGLPSRYRDSVRAITPGLPLFLYNYATHQLHGIFEAASFGGTNIDPTAWEDKKCKGESRFPAQVRIRVRMLCKALEEDAFRPVLHHYDGPKFRLELSIPETLALLDLCEQGGSE; encoded by the exons ATGATGGATAGTCAGAGAAGCTTTTGGCAACTGGGGGATGAACTACGGGGACAGTCTGCTGCTGCCGCTTCGGAGGATCAGAAATGGTTGGTGGCGGCGTCGAAGTTGGCTGAACAGACTAGATCGAAAGGCTTAAGAATGAACAACCTCGATCCCAGTAAAACCACCATGGAAATGAAGCCGACAGAGAAATTTGGGTTCCAAGAAGATAACAAGTTTGAGAGCCTTAATTTCGCTATGATGAGTTTGGACTCTAAGCTGAATGAGCCTGTCAACAAAGGTGCCTATATGAATGGCGTCTATAATGCTAAGATGCTGTATCAGAAAGGCACTGGAAACGTTAATGTGGTGGTCGGAGGCAACCTGTCCAGCAATAATAGCAACACTACCAAGGTGACAAACAATGGCTGCAAGAACAACATCAATTACAACCCAAATAATAGCAGCAGTAACAGCAATAGTAACAATGCTGTTGACAAACGATTTAAGACATTGCCTTCAGCGGAGACGCTTCCAAGAAATGAGGTGCTTGGTGGTTACATTTTTGTGTGTAACAATGACACAATGCAGGAAGATCTGAAGCGACAACTTTTTG GTTTGCCATCCAGATACCGGGATTCTGTTCGGGCCATAACACCGGGTTTGCCTTTGTTCTTGTACAATTATGCTACTCACCAGCTACATGGGATATTTGAG GCTGCCAGTTTTGGGGGAACAAACATTGACCCAACAGCATGGGAAGACAAGAAATGTAAAGGTGAATCAAGATTTCCTGCTCAG GTGCGAATCCGTGTAAGGATGCTCTGCAAAGCGCTCGAAGAAGATGCTTTCAGGCCTGTTCTGCATCATTATGATGGTCCCAAATTTCGTCTTGAACTCTCCATACCAGAG ACTTTGGCGTTGCTAGACTTATGCGAACAAGGAGGAAGCGAGTGA
- the LOC122094305 gene encoding 15.4 kDa class V heat shock protein — translation MEFLNFQPASWPFFFNAPAIFPPFFTQEIHVHWTETPESYIYSASVPGVRNEEIKVEIEDSKYLIMRTQAVDGETKPANSFMKKFRLPAMVDVNGVSAVYEDGILRVTIPKSFVKRRFRIDPADLPERYEILAPAA, via the exons ATGGAGTTCTTAAATTTCCAACCAGCTTCCTGGCCTTTCTTCTTCAATGCTCCAGCCATCTTTCCTCCATTCTTCACGCAGGAAATCCATGTCCACTGGACCGAAACACCAGAATCTTATATCTATTCGGCTTCTGTACCag GTGTGAGGAATGAGGAAATAAAAGTGGAAATTGAGGATTCGAAATACCTGATAATGAGAACACAAGCGGTGGATGGGGAGACGAAGCCGGCGAATAGTTTCATGAAGAAATTCAGGCTTCCAGCTATGGTTGACGTTAATGGAGTCTCTGCTGTTTATGAAGATGGCATATTGAGGGTTACCATTCCAAAATCTTTTGTAAAGAGGAGGTTCCGTATTGATCCTGCAGATCTGCCGGAGCGCTACGAAATTCTTGCACCGGCGGCTTGA